The nucleotide sequence AAATGCAATGGCATTGCTAGAGGAGGGGTGAAGTGAAGTGTTTGTGAAGTTCTTCTGTAGTCACAAACTTGTGCACTCAATGCCAAGAGGGGTCAGAGCAATATTAAGTTATTgaggacatactaagtactAGAGCTTTACAAGGGTGTTGTCATTTTTGCAACTCTTCGAcaaacaaaattggctaatttgcttattttacagagttattacacatttttggaattttgcaatttttccttgataggacagtagagaaaGGACAGGAAgcaagtgagagagagagaggtgggatcaggaaaggtccacaaggCGGGATTCGATCTCGGGACACCCAaccacatttttatgtttttattaaatataggtctacatttacattttgccaTCTTTCAATTAATCGTATTAGTGATCATTAGAGATGCAGTTTTTAAGGAACTTGTTATGCAGTACTAAAACAATAACCCCAAGAATCCATGatttataagtaaatataaagcAGCTAAGGGGTGTTGTTAGGCATGGAGCTACTCTAAATTCTGCTGTAAATTCACTTAATCaatttcactggagaaagcaatatgaggacttgtattttagtcagaagcaatggtttaaagtttgAAAGTTACAAACACAGTTATTGGctttttaagacattaattggtggactggagtggtgtggattacttgagGATTATAGTggtgcttttatcagctgtttgaactctcattctgacggcacctattCACAGCAATGCATCCAGTTGATATAGTAGTTAAGGTCAATCTCTACACCTGTGGTTACTCTGCTAGAACCTGTATGAATCTGAGGAGAACTGGATTACTACAGCCActaaaaatcatgaaaatcttaagcatttatttgtagAATTTATTTGTAGATGCCATATATAAATGCAATCGCACTCATGCATTTTCAATCTGACATGTGTCCACTATGCAGATAAAATACATGGCGAGTTATTTATCTTAAACTCCAGAAAGATCATGCAGATTCTCTACAgatacaaaagaaaaactgaacaGCCTGATTCTTCTCTCTAAGATATTATTGGTTATGTTAGTTGGTGAAAATCAACAGCTCAACCAGACTTCCTGAAACTTAGGAATCATTCACCACAGAGGAGCTCTTCTCAACATCCCCTCCCAACAATACGACTCAGCCATCTAAAATGAACAGACATATTGAGTCTCActtttataattacaatattatggCAATAATATTCACATGACATTCCTTTATAACTGACACCTATGTGAACAGATTACATTGTTGAAATAGATTAGgtagtaattattatattaccaTCTTGATAATAGTCACACAGCTAAATGAGGAATAACATTTTACCTGCATTCGTTTGTGAAGAAATACCAGCTTTTGATTCAATAACTCAATATCCTGCAATGAAAGTCATTAAATTATTTGccattatatatataagaattACTTTTTTAGAGACAAAATTTGAGTTTTGTGGTGTTTAGTCCATGCTCCTAAAAGTTAACTCAGTTTACTTATAgcgtttgcatttaaaatgtaccaTTTATCTTCCtggaaaacaataacaaaatgactTACTGATGATAGGCATATACAGTATGGCTTTTTGTCCAGTCAAATGCTCTCTGCCTACTAGCTAGATGGCCTGATAGCAAGTAGCAAACATTGGTTAATCTGTGACATAACTAAAGCCACTtacacttaaaaatgaaggaaCAACATCCTGTTTCAACAGAAAAAACATCAAAGCAGTAAAAAGAAAACGGGGTTAAATATAACATCAGATCAGAAGTTCACCTTTGTCATCTTTTCATGGTGTTTTAGCTTGATTTGAGGCAACAGCTCTTCTAATCTTTCAATCTGAAATAAGAGCAATGTTCATACTGTGTCATAGAGTTTACAACGtgaatttgttttacatttaaagaagCAGTTTGAGTATCGGAGACTCTAAGGGAGTCAAACGTCTCACCCTTTTCACAACGCTCTGTAGTCTCGACTTCAGGGTTTTATTAATAACAGTCATGGGAATACTTCTGGGTCTTGGATTGACTATATTcagaaaggaaaaacaatgtgattttttttgatAAAGTAAAAAGTCAGGgataaaatctatattaaaaaaagaccaCGTTTTCGTACCATGCTGGTAGTTTCTGGCCACTTCAAGGACGTATGGCCTGGGTACAACACACAGAAACAAATTAACAGATTTAAAAGTAGTCaaacttgaaaataaaataaacataacatcatAAATGGAAAGAAATGACCTTGGTCtgatgttaaaggaatagttcacccaaaaattaaaattttcttaatatttatttaacctcAAGCCAtataagatgtagatgagtttgtttcttcttcagagcagatttggagaaattgaGCATTACGtgacttgctcaccaatggatcctctgcggtgaatgggtgccgtcaaaatgagagtccaaacagctgataaaaacattacaataatccacaagtaatccacacttCGCCAGTCCATAAATTAATGGCTTGCGAagtaaaaaaattgtgtttttctaaGAAACAGATTTAACATTAAGgcaatttaactttaaactgatGCTTTTGACCAAAATAGAAGCCCATAATCCATAACTGATGCACAGTTAAGCACATCTTACAAtcgaaaacagtccaaaacaagtcctgaacaaatatgttggtggagtCCGACGTGAGGAAACAACAAGGAAtagacagattttttattttttttttcaccggACAAAGCTTTTTATAATTTATGGACCTGAAGCAATTTTGCCcagaaacaatgttttaaagctAAATTGCCTTGATGacaaatttattataaacacatACCTTGGGAGCTATCATCAGGAAagatggtgttagctttcactgttatgctgatgatactcagctctatatttctttgtgGCCCGGTGAAACataccaatttaaaaaaaactgaatgcaTAGTTGAAATAAAAACTGGATGAtgagtaatttcttactgctaaattctgaaaaaacagaggtgttaattatctgACCTAAAGACTCTGCATGTAAAAACCTAAAACAATAACACTCGATGGCTGCTCTGTCATTCTTTGTTATCAATTAgaaacctaggtgtgctatttgaccACAATCTTTCCTCTGAATGCCACTTTTCTAGCATTTGTAAAACCGCATTTTTCAAtctcaaaaataaatctaaattacaACCTGTGCTCTCAAtggcatacactgtaaaaaacaatttgttgagtcaacttaaaacaaTTTGTAATCTGGCTGccttattattttaagttcagtcaactcaaaaaaagattattcaacctgaaatgttagattatactaagtgacaacttagatatttgatttgaatcaacttaaaattttaaggcagctgggttacttacccatctgttaagtttagcaaacacaaatatctaagttgttacttagtacaacttaacatttcaagttgactaaacttattttagttgactcaacttaaaattttaaggcagcagggtaacaaattattttaagctgactcaacaaattgtgttttttttattttttgcagtgtatgcagaaatgttaattattagtTTATGACCTGAATTATTGTGTGGTTGCTCTGCacacttaataaacaaacttcagctggtccaaaatgcagcagctagagttttTACTAGAACTAGGAAGTATAACCACTGCAGTGGCTCCCTTATTAAACAtcatatagattttaaaatcttgcaaattacttataaagccctgaatggtttagcacCTCAGTACTTAAGcaagctcttatcacattatagtccttTACATCTGCTGTATTCTCAGAACTCTggcaaattaattattattacagacagccggaaccgggaacacttcccataacacccatGTACTTGTTACATTGTAAGAAGAATTGCATCtatgctaatattagtctgtttcgtTCTTATTCCAAGGTCACCGTTGCCTCGCATAGCAAGGCTTTTGGACTGACGCCTAAAGGTCTGAGAATTTGGTCCGCTTTAAATGGCTTAGTTTCGTTTTGTGGCGCATCATGTTTAGGGACGTGGAAATGTTgccacaataacagaccggtGTTTAAAACTCttggacatattttaaagattctatgcCGTGaaactgagcctggtttctcccaaggtttttttttgtcaccaaTGTTTGCGCTGTTAATTTCCAGCGATATCGTCgacttgattgcacagatactGTTTGATGAT is from Labeo rohita strain BAU-BD-2019 chromosome 13, IGBB_LRoh.1.0, whole genome shotgun sequence and encodes:
- the si:zfos-1056e6.1 gene encoding uncharacterized protein si:zfos-1056e6.1, which gives rise to MAVFNTENIRATVWIALKRLDLNDNRVTALREVPIPSGAKVTSIKQILAQSFRLDTSQKILKIRNNRGCLIPLNCSMPPNSKQMPYVLEVARNYQHVNPRPRSIPMTVINKTLKSRLQSVVKRIERLEELLPQIKLKHHEKMTKDIELLNQKLVFLHKRMQMAESYCWEGMLRRAPLW